From Micromonospora nigra, one genomic window encodes:
- the glgB gene encoding 1,4-alpha-glucan branching protein GlgB, which yields MDQLIAGRHHDPHAVLGAHPADGKTVIRTLRRGARDVAVLVDGERHPMKRVHDVGVFEATVPGEVLNYRVEVDGQPHDDPYRYPPTLGELDLHLIGEGRHERLWEALGARVFDEGVAFTVWAPNARGVRVVGDFTGWSPDDGWPMRSLGSSGVWEIFVPGARVGARYKYRILGADGHWRDKADPLAAYAEVPPATASVVHHSTYEWGDADWLAGRAKRQVHQEPMSVYEVHLGSWRPGLGYRELAEQLTAYVTELGFTHVEFLPVMEHPFGGSWGYQVTGYYAPTSRFGDPDDFRYLVDRLHAAGIGVILDWVPAHFPKDEWALARFDGTPLYEHPDPRRGEHPDWGTYVFDFGRREVRNFLVANALYWCDQFHVDGLRVDAVASMLYLDYSRQDGQWEPNVHGGRENLEAIAFMQEVNATVYKQHAGVVMIAEESTAWPGVSRPTSDGGLGYGFKWNMGWMHDTLLYTSKDPIYRQHHHHQLTFSLAYAWSENYVLPISHDEVVHGKGSLAAKMPGDTWQRLATVRALLAYMWAHPGKQLLFMGCELADDREWSEERGLDWHLLHDPARAGVQRLVGDLNRVYRDTPALWAQDTTPAGFRWLAGDDVANNAISFVRIAPDGATLVCVVNFSARPLDDYRIGLPAGGAWAEVLNTDAHHYGGSGVGNLGGVHAESVPWHGLPASVALQVPPLGALWLRPA from the coding sequence ATGGACCAGCTGATCGCCGGCCGCCACCACGACCCGCACGCCGTGCTCGGCGCGCACCCGGCCGACGGGAAGACGGTGATCCGCACGCTGCGCCGCGGAGCCCGGGACGTCGCCGTCCTCGTCGACGGGGAACGGCACCCGATGAAGCGGGTGCACGACGTGGGCGTCTTCGAGGCGACCGTGCCGGGTGAGGTGCTCAACTACCGGGTGGAGGTTGACGGGCAGCCGCACGACGACCCGTACCGCTATCCGCCCACCCTCGGCGAGCTGGACCTGCACCTGATCGGCGAGGGCCGGCACGAGCGGCTGTGGGAGGCCCTCGGCGCGCGGGTGTTCGACGAAGGCGTCGCGTTCACGGTGTGGGCGCCCAACGCGCGCGGGGTGCGGGTGGTCGGCGACTTCACCGGCTGGTCCCCCGACGACGGCTGGCCGATGCGCTCACTGGGCTCCAGCGGCGTGTGGGAGATCTTCGTGCCCGGCGCGCGGGTCGGAGCCCGCTACAAGTACCGCATCCTCGGCGCCGACGGGCACTGGCGGGACAAGGCCGACCCCCTGGCCGCGTACGCGGAGGTGCCGCCGGCCACCGCGTCGGTGGTGCACCACTCGACGTACGAGTGGGGCGACGCCGACTGGCTGGCGGGCCGGGCGAAGCGGCAGGTGCACCAGGAGCCGATGAGCGTCTACGAGGTGCACCTCGGTTCGTGGCGGCCCGGCCTCGGCTACCGGGAACTGGCCGAGCAGCTCACCGCATACGTCACGGAGCTGGGCTTCACGCACGTGGAGTTCCTGCCGGTGATGGAGCACCCGTTCGGCGGTTCCTGGGGCTACCAGGTCACCGGCTACTACGCGCCGACCTCCCGGTTCGGTGACCCCGACGACTTCCGGTACCTGGTGGACCGGCTGCACGCCGCCGGGATCGGGGTGATCCTCGACTGGGTGCCGGCGCACTTCCCGAAGGACGAGTGGGCCCTGGCCCGCTTCGACGGCACCCCCCTCTACGAGCATCCCGACCCGCGCCGGGGCGAACACCCCGACTGGGGCACGTACGTGTTCGACTTCGGCCGCCGCGAGGTGCGCAACTTCCTGGTCGCCAACGCGCTGTACTGGTGCGACCAGTTCCACGTCGACGGGCTGCGCGTCGACGCGGTCGCCTCGATGCTCTACCTGGACTACTCCCGGCAGGACGGCCAGTGGGAGCCGAACGTGCACGGCGGCCGGGAGAACCTGGAGGCCATCGCCTTCATGCAGGAGGTCAACGCCACCGTCTACAAGCAGCACGCCGGGGTGGTGATGATCGCCGAGGAGTCCACCGCCTGGCCGGGCGTGAGCCGCCCCACCAGCGACGGCGGGCTCGGCTACGGGTTCAAGTGGAACATGGGCTGGATGCACGACACCCTGCTCTACACCTCGAAGGACCCGATCTACCGGCAGCACCACCACCACCAGCTCACCTTCTCGCTGGCGTACGCGTGGAGCGAGAACTACGTGCTGCCGATCAGCCACGACGAGGTGGTGCACGGCAAGGGCAGCCTCGCGGCGAAGATGCCCGGCGACACGTGGCAGCGGCTGGCCACCGTACGGGCGCTGCTGGCGTACATGTGGGCGCACCCCGGCAAGCAACTGCTGTTCATGGGCTGCGAACTGGCCGACGACCGGGAGTGGAGCGAGGAACGCGGCCTCGACTGGCACCTGCTGCACGACCCCGCCCGCGCCGGCGTGCAGCGCCTCGTCGGCGACCTGAACCGGGTCTACCGGGACACCCCCGCCCTGTGGGCGCAGGACACCACGCCCGCCGGGTTCCGCTGGCTCGCCGGCGACGACGTCGCCAACAACGCCATCTCGTTCGTCCGGATCGCGCCCGACGGGGCCACCCTGGTCTGCGTGGTCAACTTCTCGGCCCGGCCGCTGGACGACTACCGGATCGGGCTGCCGGCCGGGGGCGCGTGGGCGGAGGTGCTCAACACCGACGCCCACCACTACGGCGGTTCGGGGGTGGGCAACCTCGGTGGTGTGCACGCGGAGAGCGTCCCGTGGCACGGCCTGCCGGCCTCGGTCGCCCTTCAGGTCCCGCCGCTGGGCGCTCTCTGGCTCCGTCCCGCCTGA